The Sabethes cyaneus chromosome 1, idSabCyanKW18_F2, whole genome shotgun sequence DNA segment TTGTTCAATCGCTTGGCGGATCTGAGTATCACTAGGTAGATCATGTGACGGCATATTTTGGGATTTCAGCTGTTGTTTCTGCAGGCATGGGAAATTTAGTTCTGTTTTTCTACGATGGATGATTAGTAATTTCATTTGGAGTTTTTGTATCCGTTGCTCCACGTCTTTCATGGTAAAGTTTACTGCGGTGTGATTAATAGTTGTCATGGAACGAAGTTCTCGAAAAGCTGTTTCACATGGCTGACTCGACAAATGAGTTGTAATAAACTGCCCACTGTTTTCCGCTTGCCGGCATCTGACAACGAATTTTATCAAGCCATGCGCATTCAGTTCCAGGCAATGGTACACATTGGATGTAGGGCACTGTTTTAATGTTTTCTGGTTCTTTAAACAAATTTGTCGCCATGCACGTACAAATAACAAAGCAGTCCTGAAGGAAGAAATTATTTGTATGAAGCTCGTACTTAGAATCAAAGCTTTGTAACAAACCAAATTGCAGTTATGCGTTCAGCAGGCGACATGTGTGGATCATTAAATGCTGAATAGGCCTTACGCATTATTAGTAAATATGTAGCTGTCCCGACGCTCCCAGGTACAATTGTGGTTAAATGATCAATTAAATCCAACGACATAAGTTTTACCGATGGATCGAATTTCATTCGGTCCGCTGAATTTAAATCAGAAGGATTTAATTTGTGTATTATTTTATCTCCAGTTTCCATCATTTGTTTCAGAACTGCGGGTGAAATTACGTAGTCTCCTAAAAGAGAGGATATGTATTATCTTTAAACTAAATTAAAAAATCTTCTTACCTAAACGCATATGTTTTTTAGGATCCAATAAGGTATGACGAAGTTTGTTGACTAAATGAATACTGTCTTGAATACAGACTGGTTCATCATCCATATCCATGACAAAGTGTGGACCGTACGATTTGGATTTCTGAGATTTAGGCATTCTTGTTCTCTGTCTCATAGCCATCAGTAGTCGTGGATCGCCATCGGATGCGGTCGACACAACGGTTATACCAACTTTTTTTAATTCTGATTCTACGTGGGTCCACCTTGATAATACTTGAGCATGCGTAAATCTGTTATCACTACACATGTAAAATATGCAATAAGGTGATGCACCCACGACCATTGGTGTCGCCAATACAATATATAAGTATTCACCAACAGCAAAATGATCCAGATCGTTTATAATCTTTCCAATTGAGCTGGCTTTGAAAATGTCTTGCTTAGGCATACCAAACTGATCTAAAGGAGCCACTAAGCCACGAATTGCATCACTCCTGGAGTCATACTCTGGATTGGGCGATATGGTTGTCCCGTCTTCACTTAACGCTACTACCAATGGATAGTTATGAGCATTCAAATATTTAAGTAGTGGCACTACCATTAAAACTCCTTCTCGGGTGTCTGTGGTATGCTTTGCAATATGtcgttttaaagtttttgaactAGGAAGTACCATGTTTGCTCTTCTGAATTGATAATTGCTGTTTCCAGCAGTCATCAATTCATATGCAGCGGCATCAAGTTCGGACTCTGTATACCGCATTCCATTTGGCTTACATAATTGTGATCTTGCATTGAGTGTCACGTGAAGATTAAAAAGAGGACTAGAATTTCTGTTGTCGGCCActttatttagtatgttgagaCGTTCGACCGGCTGGTCCCAACAACTTAGTTTTCCGCAATATTTACAGATTctgtaaaataaatatatagaGTAACGTATATGTTTTGACCAGAGCATTGCCGGTATATATTATTGACGATTTCCTTTTGATTTTGCTATAAGTGGCTAAAAatgggccgtatgaataaaacaatttACTTGGCTTCCTCCATAAAATTTACCCggggaaagcaaagcaaattgttTTTTTCATACGGGCTAATATATACCACTAACGCTCTgaccaaaatatattcgctcCCCTATTTCATTTGAAAGCACTTCAAAATATTTATTATGCCGCATTATTTTCTTGCCATTGGATATTATTTACCTTGTGGACTATATGTTTTTTCTTCAGCAACGACGATTTCAGCTTCAGAAGCGTTGTACTCGTGGTCTTGTTCTGTTTGTGATACACctgaaatattgaaaaaaatgtgGGTTAATCAAGtgtaattaaaaattatcagcctttaaaaatgtataaggTAATGAATTACGAAAGACAGAACATTGTCTTCATTTCACGTAATATGAAAAAAGAACCACTCCCTGTAATCCGACTTGGTAATTTAAACGTACCTTGTGATTTATACATAGTTTCATTGAATGATTCATCCAAATATTCGATTATATCGCTGTCGGTCTCCACTTGTCCAACTGGCTGTGGACCTGCTTCTGTATCAGGCAACGTATACTCAGCGCTTCGCTCTTCCATCTTTGCGGTTCCATCGGTAACAAAAGGCTGCAGATCTTGTTCAAAACTAGGCTGCGGATTTGATTCCTTAGGTTGTAACGTATGCTCGGTTCTCCACTGAGCGTCGTTCGTGCCAGCTGCGTATACAGCCTTCGGCTGCCGACCTGTTTCCGTTTCAGAAAAAGTATGTTCGTCAATTGGCGTAGTGTTGATTCTGCCAATAACAAAATGCTGCAGATCGTGTCCAACAGCAGGATACAAATCTGATTCCATTTCAGGCAACGTGTTCTCAGAGCTCCGCTCAGTGTTGATCCTATCGGTTACAAAATGCTGCAGATCCTGTTGAAAACCAGGCTGCGGATCTGATTCTGTATCAGTCAACGTGTGCTGAGCGCTTCGCTCAACGTCTTTCTCGAAGTTAACAAAATACaacggatctagttcaacatcTGGCAGCGTATATTCAGCATCTAGCATAGCATTTGTGGCACTAGCCGATGATTCCGAGACAAATCGTTTCACTGGACTTTCTTTATCCGTAACATTAGGTGTTGTTGCACGACGTTTCCCTTTCGATGCATGTGGCAGATGGATGTGAAATGCTTCACAGTGTCGCTTGAATGCAAATATATGCCAGCTTCCTGTTGCATCCATGGTTAGTGATATTTTTGAATGTCTACTCTTGCTCTCATCACAAAGAGGACACGTTACATAAGCCTGAATTTTGTCGCCTACGCTGTATACCTCCACCTGAATGTCTAAGAGTTGATTCAAAAATTTTTCGAAACAGTTGTCCTGATATTTTCTGTAAATAAAAGTAATTAATCAGGTATTAGCTTTAAAACAGTAAATCAAATAAAACTGAATACtcacagcgaggaaaaatacaAATGGATTTTAGTTTGCAATCTCCGAGCTTGGTGATCCATATCTCTACCATTCGTTGCCTCCGTCAGCGTTGGCGGTTTTCTAGACGGccgattttttttcgttctttttaaaAAGTGGTTGATTCCAAGACGGTTTACTATGCCTGCTAAATCAAGCAGGCATAATATTTCACCTTCTAGGAATTTAAAACTTTCAGGATGCTTTGAGAATTTTTTTCCATATATATCTTCAAGTGGTGTTCCGCCCGCCGCTGCTTCTTCGCTAAGGAACTCGGCCATGCCGCGCATATCCTCCTCGATGATCCATATATGTTCTCTGGTCAGCCTTCCAAGCGACTGACTGCAGAGATTCTGGATGCGCAGGATATTTTTAATGTGGCTATTAATGGCCCCATACGCCTCCTCCAAGGTGATCCAAAAAAAGTTCTAAAAGATACGCAGACGGAGCAACGTGATATTATTAAAAAGAACTTATTTTATATCAGTAACTTACCAAATCTATGTTGCAATCTTTGCAATCCATTTGTTTCGAAAATCTCAGATTCGTTTTTGTATGGATTCACGCATCTGTAATGACAATTGAAAGCAGTGTTCCCATTtgataaataattttattttaattactaGACAATTGAGCCGGAGAAGTGCCAGTGATGCCGTAAAGTATGCCGAAATGTGCCTCGGcataatgtgctgagtgtccgaccccttgggtgTGTTCacatctatccagctttttacgcgctataatggtggccgctataaattgtgttcgtgatatgcgaacaatctttttgacaactctgcatacatcaaatctggcactcttctcttgcaacactaccgtgctctttctttcgtttacgccaaagaaggagagcaaaaatgtgcgaaaataaacaaaactattgctctccttcttttgcgtaaacgaaagaaagagcaacactgccgtacaggagaagagtgcccagttttgatgtatgcagagttgtcaaaaagattgttcgcatattacgaacacaatttatagcgtcctccattatagcgcgtaaaaagctggatacgtaaacaactccggaactACGTTTACGATAACTACGTTTTATATTcagtaatgctcaatttcgtcaacaaaatactttaaatttcttagttagtgtcgaaataagcgcaagcacatcaatctattgagaatagcaatgaaaatattatggcCATTGCAAAAGTAAACGTAGTTTAGAAGCAGCACTATATActatttccatttagttagaagAAGCACCATTCAGACTCtaacggagacgccaaacgagggtagtgttcgattgaaagaagttaAGTAtaatacagtcaactttcgctaattgcactaagctcttagcccgtttagtgaaagactttcgttaattgggctgagatgtcaaaaccgagggatatatcgattgtttttgtcgaaatcatcgcagaaaggtttataaaaacatacacttatattaaatacagaatcaaagtggaacctaatcttttcattgctgaaatttagttctagattgtttaacaagtaaatagctgaatttcatgctacaatgttaatatatattggcatttttaactgtttcaccgtgatgctaagaataggagggtcaagttcataagggatcggaaaacgatatgatgcaattgttttccattcaattaattttaatattttctatataaattattttccacacttgaatgaactatattcaagagcccctgggaagaaaaaatacgctgtcagaaatgacgtttgacttcgttttagatgggctatagctatagcccaattaacgggagcccgattaaaacgtagcccagttaaagatagcccaacgaacgaaagcTGACTgtactttttaattcggaattttccggattagcgagatccggcccaggtaaccaataagcatttccaatgcaatttaaaagcaagccaataagcatttaagttgccttaaatgctacttaaatgctattttggcaaaatatgcggctactttactgctagccctcttatagtgctgacaatgcttatttgcagctagttaccaacaagaagaatttaaatagaattgtagatgccaatttacaacagttatgcagtcaaaaagctgataaacaacaacctgcagtataaaacgccagggatgctaataaacgacagatttactgcttattttaatgcttattggttacctgggggaatattgagtcgtcggattattgagtgtcggattagcggggggatactgtaataatattttaatgaaataaaactttttgttGATTCTGAGTTATGACTAAAAAAACTTTTTGTGAGTGGTGTAGGAAACATATGTTAATAAATTGGAAAAGGcttccgctattctatattttacttaaaaaaagtaagaagtatttaatcttccgttactcgcgccaacttttgtaacacggatactcgcgcgttgtattttgtacaacactctttatctcgaaatcctggctatatagaaagttactgtcttcagcaaagttaatcagtaggttaAGACCTTTCGTTTGGGGAATAAAATTTAATAGGTTTGTCACCAGGCGGCGCCAAAGCCCGCTGTAAATTGTACGTCTTACAATTGCGGCCTTATACAAGTTGTTGCATTCGGAAACATCCTTTTAtcgcaccccatcgacatctctatatcgagctgcagtaaacgtcagcgacagcatgtccggggctcaaaatttgacagcgggcccaaatcagactgctggcagttgagtgaaacgcagtgctgaattgctatctcattttcgcacacacgagatgttggcggcgagaacatggttgtctgccatgggcttgttttatcgttcctaaatgatgtagcattctattgattaaatttttttaattaaaacaaaacaccaaCACAACTGCAGATTACCAAGCTCtctaggggaaagtaatgaacaaCTTTTGAATGGACGGGAAAGAGTGGGTGGTGGGCCAAAATCTGAGATTATTATATttcccaaggggtcggacactcagcacattgtaccgcggcactccagagatatcaagcggcacacctctaaagccttataaaaataacatttatagggctttacacacctccggttcaattttacatatgaaatgggagcacggccagttgtcaaaatcatctcgcacggttgctagatctatcagattataacgaatttaacaaatcttgcagttcggcactttcggtactgcatcggcacagttcggctagtttcaagtcgcctaagataaaaacggctgtgccgagtgaccgaccccttgatatttcccgtttctttgg contains these protein-coding regions:
- the LOC128745469 gene encoding uncharacterized protein LOC128745469 — protein: MRYTESELDAAAYELMTAGNSNYQFRRANMVLPSSKTLKRHIAKHTTDTREGVLMVVPLLKYLNAHNYPLVVALSEDGTTISPNPEYDSRSDAIRGLVAPLDQFGMPKQDIFKASSIGKIINDLDHFAVGEYLYIVLATPMVVGASPYCIFYMCSDNRFTHAQVLSRWTHVESELKKVGITVVSTASDGDPRLLMAMRQRTRMPKSQKSKSYGPHFVMDMDDEPVCIQDSIHLVNKLRHTLLDPKKHMRLGDYVISPAVLKQMMETGDKIIHKLNPSDLNSADRMKFDPSVKLMSLDLIDHLTTIVPGSVGTATYLLIMRKAYSAFNDPHMSPAERITAIWTALLFVRAWRQICLKNQKTLKQCPTSNVYHCLELNAHGLIKFVVRCRQAENSGQFITTHLSSQPCETAFRELRSMTTINHTAVNFTMKDVEQRIQKLQMKLLIIHRRKTELNFPCLQKQQLKSQNMPSHDLPSDTQIRQAIEQAENDTINLLISLGVDEEQFDFRESIVVNSKTESEFEFVSYKDLNSSDCKDNHLDNYGINEVASTNNNPEDQTFSSIENVPEERIIEDAENIFKKAGGEIVLRQCASGGPHRNVFYVDKLRSRA